A stretch of Myxococcus hansupus DNA encodes these proteins:
- the wecB gene encoding non-hydrolyzing UDP-N-acetylglucosamine 2-epimerase, whose protein sequence is MKKVIHIVGARPNFMKVAPIYRAIAERTPLEQILVHTGQHYDAKMSDVFFSDLGLPAPDVHLGIGSGSHAQQTARMMVELEKVFLAHPPALVSVVGDVNSTIAAALVASKLGIPLAHVEAGLRSYSPHQPEEINRLVTDRLSDLLLTPSRDADANLLKEGTDPARIHFVGNVMIDSLFASREKADKLPLLKDLGLIPHGYAVCTLHRPSNVDDPKLLGGLMSAVAHVSTRLPVIFPVHPRTRKVISEQGLDSWFEQSPNLRPVDPMGYLDFLALTSKARLVLTDSGGLQEETTAMGIPCLTLREQTERPITVEEGSNEVVGTDPVRIRMAADRVLDGHGKQGRVPEFWDGRAAERIADLFASFLGVEDQPIQAASA, encoded by the coding sequence ATGAAGAAGGTCATTCATATCGTTGGGGCGCGTCCGAACTTCATGAAGGTCGCGCCCATCTATCGCGCCATCGCCGAGCGTACCCCGTTGGAGCAAATCCTTGTCCACACGGGGCAGCACTACGACGCAAAGATGAGCGACGTTTTCTTCTCAGACCTCGGCTTGCCTGCCCCAGACGTTCATCTGGGCATCGGGTCGGGCAGCCATGCGCAGCAGACCGCGCGGATGATGGTGGAACTGGAGAAGGTCTTCCTGGCCCATCCGCCCGCGCTCGTCTCCGTGGTGGGGGATGTCAACAGCACCATCGCCGCCGCGCTGGTGGCGTCCAAGCTGGGGATACCCCTGGCGCACGTCGAGGCGGGCTTGCGGAGCTACTCGCCGCACCAGCCCGAGGAGATCAACCGGCTCGTCACCGACCGGCTGTCGGACCTGCTGCTGACGCCCTCGCGCGACGCGGACGCCAACCTGCTCAAGGAAGGCACCGACCCGGCTCGCATCCACTTCGTGGGCAACGTGATGATCGACTCGCTCTTCGCCTCGCGAGAGAAGGCCGACAAGCTGCCCTTGCTGAAGGACCTGGGGCTCATCCCGCACGGCTACGCGGTGTGCACGCTCCACCGGCCCTCCAACGTGGATGACCCGAAGCTGCTGGGCGGACTGATGTCCGCGGTGGCCCACGTCTCCACGCGCCTGCCCGTCATCTTCCCGGTGCACCCGCGCACGCGGAAGGTGATTTCGGAGCAGGGGTTGGACTCCTGGTTCGAACAGAGCCCGAACCTGCGGCCCGTGGACCCCATGGGCTACCTGGACTTCCTGGCGCTCACGTCGAAGGCGCGGCTGGTGCTCACCGACTCGGGCGGCCTCCAGGAGGAGACCACCGCCATGGGCATCCCGTGCCTCACCCTGCGCGAGCAGACCGAGCGTCCCATCACCGTGGAGGAGGGCTCCAACGAGGTGGTGGGCACCGACCCGGTCCGCATCCGCATGGCCGCCGACCGCGTACTGGACGGGCATGGCAAGCAGGGGCGCGTCCCGGAGTTCTGGGATGGCCGCGCCGCCGAGCGCATCGCGGACCTCTTCGCCAGCTTCCTCGGCGTCGAGGACCAGCCGATTCAGGCAGCCTCCGCCTGA